A window from Sphingobium sp. EM0848 encodes these proteins:
- the dnaA gene encoding chromosomal replication initiator protein DnaA yields MKDITAVIGGLSGLDTQQNARLETAWATIRAGLRRDIGARMFDQWLKAAQLGDYCPESQTLDLLFASDFTANFVSGQFGDRLRMAWRCAGAGVREVRLRRAPNAVGPRILELSATPAVPVEEAGVAQQPASNFQPRHSFDEFVTGETNHLAFSAAQAMAGEAQPRFSPLFIHGGTGQGKTHLLHAIARTFSDHSPSAPVLYMSAERFMMEFVNAMRANETMMFKARLRAARLLLIDDIQFIAGKGSTQEEFLHTINDLIDSGARIVVTADRAPQMLDAIDARILSRLAGGLVADIRPAGLDLRLAILEAKRAIAGDPPVPDAVVDFLARSIRSNVRELEGAFNKLIAYGQLTGRSIDLEFAQTMLADAVRANARRITVDEIQKACAAHYKIDAAEMRSKRRARAVARPRQVAMYLAKKMTPRSLPEIGRIFGGRDHSTVIHAVRTIEDLRQNNPDIDADIRALQRLLEG; encoded by the coding sequence ATGAAGGATATTACGGCAGTGATTGGTGGTTTAAGCGGTCTGGATACGCAGCAGAATGCGCGCCTGGAGACTGCCTGGGCAACCATTCGCGCCGGCCTGCGCCGGGACATCGGCGCGCGGATGTTCGACCAGTGGCTGAAGGCCGCGCAGCTGGGCGATTATTGCCCCGAATCGCAGACCCTCGACCTGCTGTTCGCATCCGATTTCACCGCCAATTTCGTATCGGGGCAGTTCGGGGACCGGCTGCGTATGGCCTGGCGTTGCGCCGGGGCGGGCGTGCGGGAGGTTCGCCTCCGACGCGCGCCCAATGCTGTCGGCCCGCGCATCCTGGAACTGTCGGCTACCCCCGCCGTTCCGGTGGAAGAGGCTGGCGTCGCGCAGCAACCGGCGTCGAACTTCCAGCCGCGCCACAGTTTCGATGAGTTCGTGACGGGCGAAACCAATCATCTCGCCTTTTCGGCGGCGCAGGCCATGGCGGGCGAAGCCCAGCCCCGCTTCAGCCCGCTCTTCATCCATGGCGGCACCGGGCAGGGCAAGACGCATCTGCTGCATGCCATCGCCCGGACCTTTTCCGATCATTCACCATCGGCGCCGGTGCTCTACATGTCCGCCGAACGCTTCATGATGGAATTCGTGAACGCCATGCGCGCGAACGAGACCATGATGTTCAAGGCGCGGTTGCGCGCGGCGCGGCTGCTGTTGATCGACGACATTCAGTTCATCGCGGGCAAGGGGTCCACGCAGGAAGAGTTTTTGCACACCATCAACGACCTGATCGATTCGGGCGCCCGTATCGTCGTTACCGCCGATCGCGCGCCCCAGATGCTGGACGCCATCGATGCGCGCATTCTCTCGCGTCTGGCGGGCGGGCTGGTCGCGGACATCCGCCCGGCGGGCCTCGACCTGCGCCTCGCGATTCTGGAAGCCAAGCGCGCCATTGCCGGTGATCCGCCGGTGCCGGATGCAGTGGTGGATTTCCTCGCCCGCTCGATCCGCTCGAACGTGCGTGAACTGGAGGGCGCCTTCAACAAGCTGATCGCCTATGGCCAGTTGACCGGCCGGTCGATCGATCTGGAATTTGCCCAGACCATGCTTGCCGACGCCGTGCGCGCCAATGCCCGCCGGATCACCGTCGACGAGATTCAGAAGGCCTGCGCCGCGCATTATAAGATCGACGCGGCGGAGATGCGGTCGAAGCGTCGCGCCCGCGCGGTGGCGCGTCCGCGTCAGGTGGCGATGTATCTGGCCAAGAAGATGACGCCGCGTTCTTTGCCCGAAATCGGTCGCATCTTCGGCGGGCGGGATCACAGCACCGTCATTCATGCGGTCCGCACGATCGAGGATCTGCGGCAGAACAACCCGGATATCGACGCCGATATCCGTGCGCTTCAGCGTTTGCTCGAAGGCTGA
- a CDS encoding peptidylprolyl isomerase, producing the protein MIRQFALLLAAFLFFSPAVAQVPAAPPPADVRVALDTGAGRIVIAVHVAKAPVTAANFLRYVDQKRLDGTLFYRGVGTADYGFVQGGAQNDPKRILPPIAHEPTTQTGLTHDDGALSMARYAPGSATGDFFIVLGKMPGMDAHPEAQGDNQGFAVFAHVVEGMEVVKAILALPKSPTMGEGVMKGQMLEQPVKILTARRIP; encoded by the coding sequence ATGATCCGACAGTTCGCCCTTCTTCTTGCCGCCTTTCTCTTCTTCTCTCCAGCCGTCGCGCAGGTCCCGGCCGCACCGCCGCCTGCCGATGTCCGGGTGGCGCTCGATACGGGCGCCGGGCGAATCGTCATTGCGGTGCATGTCGCCAAGGCGCCCGTCACCGCCGCCAATTTCCTGCGTTATGTCGATCAGAAGCGGCTGGACGGCACTCTGTTTTATCGCGGTGTCGGCACGGCGGACTATGGCTTCGTGCAAGGCGGGGCGCAGAATGATCCCAAGCGTATCCTGCCGCCCATCGCCCATGAACCGACCACCCAGACCGGCCTCACCCATGACGACGGCGCCCTGTCGATGGCTCGCTACGCACCGGGCAGCGCGACCGGCGATTTCTTCATTGTGCTGGGCAAGATGCCGGGGATGGACGCCCATCCCGAAGCGCAGGGCGACAATCAGGGCTTTGCCGTCTTCGCCCATGTGGTCGAGGGTATGGAGGTGGTGAAGGCGATCCTCGCCTTGCCCAAATCACCGACCATGGGGGAGGGCGTGATGAAGGGCCAGATGCTGGAACAGCCGGTGAAGATCCTGACCGCGCGCCGCATTCCCTGA